The genomic window GGACACGATGCCCGGTTCAGGGATTACTGGTTCAGGGCGGCCAGCCTTCGCAGGAGACAACAAGCTGAAACTCGGCCTGTTCGGCGCGAATATGTCATGTCAGACGGCGCTGACGACGATCCCTGAGCGCTGGATCGGCGACTGGGACGAAAATGTCGAGGTGGCGGAACTGGCTGACGGCGCCGGGCTGGAGTTCATCCTGCCGGTGTCGCGCTGGAAGGGCTACGCCGGCAAGGTCGATCCCGCTGGGGTGTGCAACGAAACGATTGCCTGGGCCACGGGGCTGCTGGCCAAGACGAAGCGCCTCACTGTCTTCGCGACGGTGCAAGCGCCCCTCATCCATCCTGTCTTCGCCGCCAAACAGTTTGCGACCGCCGATCAGATCGGCCATGGCCGCTTCGGTCTGAACATCGTTGTTGGATGGAACGATCAGGAACTTGAAATGTTCGGCAATACGGTGCCGGCTCCTGATCGCTATCCCTACACGCGCGAATGGGTGGAGATCATCCGGAGGATCTGGGCAGGCGAAGACGAGTTTGACTTCAACGGCCGTTTCTTCCAGCTGCGCGGCTTACGCGGAAAGCCTTTTCCCTATGGCGGCACCCGCCCTCTGCTCGTCAATGCCGGCATGTCGGATGTCGGCCGGGCCTTTGCCATGGACTGCTGCGATTGCTGGTTCTCAACGCCACCCTCGCCAAAGGATGATTTCTCGCAGTCGATCGCAGAGGCGAAAGCCCCAGCGGCAGCGCGCGGCATCGACTATCCGGTCCTCACCTCATCGACCGTGATCTGTCGTTCGACGAAGCGGGAGGCAGAGGAGTTCTATCGCTATGTTTGCGAGAATGCCGACTGGGAGGCTGTCGACCGTGTCCTTGAGATCAGGCGTCTCTCGGGACGGAAGTTGCCTGAGGGTGACAAGCAGCAACAGCGCCAGGAAATGCTCAAGGGGTTCGGAAGCTTCATCATCGTTGGCGATCCGGATCATGTGGCCAGCGAGTTTGCGCGTCTCAACCGTCAGGGCATCGACGGCATCGCGATGATTTTCGTGAATCAGAAGAGAGAGGTTCCCTTCTTTCTTCAGGAGGTTGCTCCCCGCCTGCAGGCAATGGGCCTTCGTTCCTGACCCAGTTTCCGCTCGCTCAGCGCGGGCGAATTCGCTCCAGCATGATCGCCAGCACCAGGGCTCCCGTCAGGAGGGCCGCAATAGCCGCGACCGCGCTTTGCACACCCAGGCCGGAAATTAATACGCCCCCCGCCAAGGGGGCCATGGCCTGGGCGATCAATGACGGAAGTGACAATCGGCCCAGCAGAACCGGGTAGCGGGCGGCGCCGAACAGGGCTAGCGGCAACGCTCCCCTGACGATCGAGAGGATCCCGGTCCCCGCCGCAAAGAGAATCAGCGCCAAGGCGGCGGGCGCTGCCGCGATGGCGAGCAGAATGATGCCAACGGTGTTCAGGGCGATCGCCGCGATGAGGTTCC from Hyphomicrobiales bacterium includes these protein-coding regions:
- a CDS encoding LLM class flavin-dependent oxidoreductase, whose translation is MTTDTMPGSGITGSGRPAFAGDNKLKLGLFGANMSCQTALTTIPERWIGDWDENVEVAELADGAGLEFILPVSRWKGYAGKVDPAGVCNETIAWATGLLAKTKRLTVFATVQAPLIHPVFAAKQFATADQIGHGRFGLNIVVGWNDQELEMFGNTVPAPDRYPYTREWVEIIRRIWAGEDEFDFNGRFFQLRGLRGKPFPYGGTRPLLVNAGMSDVGRAFAMDCCDCWFSTPPSPKDDFSQSIAEAKAPAAARGIDYPVLTSSTVICRSTKREAEEFYRYVCENADWEAVDRVLEIRRLSGRKLPEGDKQQQRQEMLKGFGSFIIVGDPDHVASEFARLNRQGIDGIAMIFVNQKREVPFFLQEVAPRLQAMGLRS